TCGCGTCGAAAGTCACGTACACATGTGAAATACACGAGCGGATTTGCCATGTTATTGACAGCAAACGatctcaaaaatatgttatacGCCACAACCTGTGATGACGTCATATCCTGTGCAAAATCAGTCCGAAATGTTGAGTAAATGATAATAGCAAGGTGAGGAATGAAAGAGAGCATGAAAACGGCCGTCAACCAACAAAACATGCTGGTCATCTCATGGGCGGCTCTATTTACGCGGCTACTGGCGGTGGACGCCTCCTTCCCCACGGGCGTATGGAGGCTATATGTACTTCCGGTCCTATCTGACGTAGAAGTCAGCTTTAGCATACTTCCGGCCTTTAATTTCGGCGAACTGTCGGTTTGTTCATATATGCACACCGACTGGCTTGATTTGGTTGACTGGTTTAACTTAGACCTTGCTGTGTAACGTCCCGTGAATTTCAGATGCCACTGTAACTGACGTCCAATCCGAATGTACAACACAAGCAAAATAGTAAACGATATACTCACGACTATGGATTGAAATGGGAAGTATATTTTGGGCATTATTGAATCAGTTTGTATAAAGTGGTCTTCAACAAAGCATTCAGTCCCTGTGATATTGTGAACTCCAGTTTTGACTGTCCTTAATCCGTAAATAAATATAGCCGGGACGGCAACTACAACACCCATAATACAAGACACAATACACATGACATGCATTcgcattgttttcatttcaaccACCTCAAAATTGCAGATAGCCCGATGCCTTTCCATGGCAAtactaacaaatataaacactgaCGTCGCCACTAGAAAAACGTGGACAAAACGTAACGTTTTGCAAACGTTCTCGGACGGAAACTGGTACGGATGAATCATGCTAAACACCAGCAGAGGGGTTCCGACGCTGCACGCTATCACGTCTACTACAGCAAGCCACAGAATAAACACACGTGAAAATGAGCTTGGGTGGGGTATGTAGACGCTTAACACGATCAAGTTTCCGATGATGCCCATCACTGCAAGTGTAGTACAGATGACAATGGCCGGAAGGTGTAGCGTGACCAAAGCGTCGTTGAGTTCCGTCAACGTGGCGTTGTCGTCGAATTCGTCCCGCCATGATTTTGGTAAAGTTGTGTACATCTTTAATTTTCTTCCCTGGTTATTTTGTTTCTCATCGCACTAACGTCGCTgaataagaaaagaaaagtgTTTAGATAAAGTAGTTAGGTTAAACAACAATTCGTCGGGATATTCACAGTGTTACGTTATTAAAGTACTAGAATACGTTTATTTGTAAGTTTAAAGTTTTTACATGcatatgttttcctttttcaattatataaaaatgttaaacattccAGTTCAAAGTAAAATCGTCTGTTGAATATATGCGTGTGTACGTGCTCGTTTGTTTGCACGTGCGTGCAGGCGTGCaggcgtgcgtgcgtgcgtgcgtgcgtgcgtgcgtgagtgagtgagtgagtgagtgagtgagtgagtgagtgagtgagtgagtgagtgagtgagtgagtgagtgagtgagtgagtgagtgagtgagtgagtgagtgagtgagtgagtgagtgagtgagtgagtgagtgagtgagtgagtgagtgagtgagtgagtgagtgagtgagtgagtgcgtgcgtgcgtgcgtgcgtgcgtgcgtgcgtgcgtgcgttcgtgcgtgcgtggtgcgtgcgtgcgtgcgtgcttgcttgcgtgcgtgcgtgaatGAGTGCGTGAATGAGTGCGTGAGTGAGTGAAAGGAGCTATAACAACACTGTGATATGATCTATAACAACACTGGTTATGAGCTATAACAGCACTGTGATAGGAGCTATAAATACATTTGGATATGAGCTATAACAACACTGAGATAGGAGCGACAACAACACTGTGATATTAGCTATATCAACACTGTGATAGGAGCGACAACAACACTCTGATATGAGCTATAACAACACTGTGATAGGAGCGACAACAACACTGTGATATAAGCTATAACAACACTGTGATAGGAGCGACAACAACACTCTGATATGAGCTATAACAACACTGTGATAGGAGCGACAACAACACTCTGATATGAGCTATAACAACACTGAGATAGGAGCGACAACAACACTGTGATATGAGCTATAACAACACTGAGATAGGAGCGACAACAACACTGTGATATGAGCTATAACAACACTGAGATAGGAGCGACAACAACACTGTGATAGGAGCTATAACAACACTGAGATAGGAGCGACAACAACACTGTGATAGGAGCTATAACAACACTGAGATAGGAGCGACATCAACACTGTGATAGGAGCTATAACAACAATGAGATAGGAGCGACAACGACACTGTGATAGGAGCTATAACAACACTGAGATAGGAGCGACAACGACACTGTGATAGGAGCTATAACAACACTGTGATATGAGCTATAACAACAATGAGATAGGAGCGACAACAACACTGTGATAGGAGCGACAACAACACTGTGATAGAAACTATAACAACACTGAGATAGGAGCGACAACAACACTGTGATAGGAGCTATAACAACACTGTGATATGAGCTATAACAACACTGAGATAGGAGCGACAACAACACTGTGATATGAGCTATAACAACACTGAGATAGGAGCTGTACCATCCTTGTTATATAAGACGATATGATAACACTGTGAAAGGAACTTTAACATCACTGCGAAAGGAGTAATAACAACAGTATGATAGGAGCTGTCACAATACTGTGGTTGGCTTTATGACAACACTATGATGGGGGCTATTGCATCACGGTGATAAGAATTATAACAACGCTGTTAAATGATTGATAACAGCACTGTGATAAAAATCGAAATCGTTAACGTGTAGAAAAAATATTCCGTTTTCCCCCTGATAGTATTGCCATATAGCAAAAGAGACAGATCGAGATTAAAACAATAGTTCAGATGTTCGAAATTGTTCCACAAATAAGTTCTTATCGCATAAATATTCCTGCGTAGATTTAGATTTATTTTAGACaaaatatttgcattgtattatctGGATTTTAAGGCCATTTATTTACGGATCAATAATGAGCTGTATCTTTGTTTAACACAGCTAActttatgaatatgaatatagGGCATGTCACCGTAACTTGTTTATCAGATGCAGGATCGCGACAATGTGCGGCAGAATTCTTTGTCTCAAGTTGACAATCATCTTAAACCTCCGATATGCACGGCGTTTTTATCGAAGACTGGCGTCtctgtatgtatttttaataacagaTAACGCCGACCCGGAGTACATTCAATGACATCCCAACAGCAGTGCATGTTCTGCTATATACATGAAGAGGTTGTCTATTCATCgatataacattgttttgtaaCCATAAATCATTCTACCCCAAAacaataaagtatatattaacACACACTTTGCCACTGCATAATATAACATTACCGCAGTGGcaaagtgtgtgttttatctGGTGACCCGGTGGGTTCCCTAGAAAATTGACTGTGgtaatattgtcaaaatattggGAGTCTCGGGTTTATACTGTGTCGCGCCCTGAataaaaatctacaaaaaccaatacatttaaactaatatttaaaatttacaagTATCTACACGTACACCAAATGGCATGCTGTTAACACTTATTGGTGtgaattatttttactatttaatGAATGATACGCAccagataacaaaataattccATAACGTTCCCTTTTTTGATACATACAACCATGCATGTATTAATACGTTGTAATAGCTGAACTGTATGTCAGTCAGATCAATACAATTAGTTGCATTTATGAATGCTTGTTTATATGGTTTTAGTTCGTGTGACTCCTTAAATCTTTGTGAATGAGTACCGGGCGTGGTAATTTAGAACTAGTAAGTAAATTAAcatacaattatgaaaaaagACACTTGATTCAAGTAccatgtatttcaaatatacatgctaatttcattatgaaaatgatttgtttaccAGCCTGCTTGAGTTGAATAGTGTTTAATATGCCATATATCTGCTCATGTTTCAAATTTATGTCCCAATTTCTGTAATTTATTTCGAATATCATAAGAATACTCATGCATACATAAACTCATGATGAATCATAAAAGCAGACCAATACAGCTGACCTCTGACAAATAACTGAGCCATGAAATCAccttaataataaaattatatcatttcgAATATCTGGACGTAGGTATTTCATAAGAATACTAACACACTCATACATAATCATATAAGCTCAATCACAGCATATCAACAGAAGTAAAACcaaacatgtattgttataatACTCACCTCGTTCGAAACtccaaatttaatagaataaatcatcattatttCTGCTACATGTTCTCCACAAATCACATCATAATTATAACCACTACTCAAACGCTGCCCTTAAGCTCTTTTATTTAACGTGTTACTCCAGCcagtattttaatacatgtttaaatctTCCACATACCATAGTCCATACAGCGTTTAACCGCTCTTCACACGCTGTTTTAAACTGCACTCctctgttttattgataaaacaacCCATTGTACTGTGTGTCGATaatgagtatttttttcaatggtgCGGAAACatttaaaggctgtttcccAGATACTCGTTTTACTCCAAGATGGTCGATAAAATATAAGGCATTTCCAAATTGATGTAGTTGGGtgaattatttgatattaatattcaaCTGTAAATCGTTGATTaagttataattttatattaattattcagGTACAAACTATATTTAGTGTGTCGTCTGCAAAATGACTCAATGTTTACTCAACGATTTCATTAGAATGGTACGAGACCTAATTTCCTTCTAAACCTATGGCGGCTCTTGTAAATCATACAGTGAAAACTTCAGAGACAAGCGCAGATGTAAAAGCAAATGCAGGGGTGGGGCGGGTCGCATTCGGTGCGCGCCACCCCTAAATATgtcatattactttttatttcaattaagaacGGGAAAGTAATTAAACACGTCCAACATTCACAATTTCGGACTAGAAACTGTTCAGATTTCATTGGGGAGTACCCacaccccctccccccccccccacacacataCACCCCAAGCCAAAACTAGGCCAAGGCTAAATACTTTCCACTCTGGTAGAGGGGTGCTAGTGCCTCAGTTAcatctatatatttaaatattttgtgataCTGCTTTccgttttttattaaaaagcttattgttttttaagtttcatATGAGATCTTTTAAAAAGGCTCTTTCGTATTCCATTTTCTAtaagaaaaagttaaaaacaaacattttgtcgTACCTTTTTGAATTACACTGGGATTATTAAAACGAATGAGATCTTCATCAATGCTTTTACATGTATCAATACTTGTTAAGTTATATATCGTACAAAAGAAATCCTTCATGGCCGTTCAAGTATCATTCCTGGTAAAATAACAACCGAgcgtaaatattatttttagttcCATCATTGCTTTTTAATGTATCTTTCCTTATTAAGTTATACGCGATGCAAATGGAAATTTCAAAACTTCCATCATGGTTAAAATATGcttctgttttgaaaattttgagCCCAAACTATCGAAGACGTGTTTCCCTGGCATACGTACGAAGTACTACGGGCGATTTATTTCAAAGTGTAATCTTATTATTAAGAAGCCAGAATTATTCCAGTTTGTGTCTTTTGATGTGTCACGTGATGTAGTCGGTAATGGCGGTGTTTTTTGAGCGGGATAAAAGATCTAAATTTgggatttatttaataaataagcgATTTTCAAAAACggattttacatgtaaatgacTATTTGATAAGTTGTGTTGTGGATACTATGGTTAAAAATCGAAAATCTAAGCGTAAACAGAGAAATAGTAGTGATGAAGATGACAATCGAAACAAAAGCAAAGTTTTCAAACCAAGGGCACGTCGGAGTAGTTAAACATCTCAGTAAGTGAGGTTTTAGACCAAGcaaacaaagtgatatttaaTGAAAACGTTGAAAATGATAGTAACAACAGTGTTTTAGCGGATTTACTTAGTTTCCAAGAATCGAACTCAGAGACTGATAAAATGGCGGAAAGTAGGGAGCCATCTAATAAAGATATAATGAACTGCCTCCAAGGAATTACTAAAAGATTAGATGCATTTGAGATAAAGTTAAGGGCTATTGAACAGCTCAAGAAAGTATCAAGTTTTGAATAGGAACTGAAATCTATTTTGGTTGCATTCATGGACAGGACCAAGCGTGTCGTGGAAAACATGTCGAAGATCGAGGATAAGATGAAGGGCACGGACATCGCAGTGGGATTACTTTCGGACAAGGTCACCCATTTGGAGAAGGGGCGTAAGAGCCTCCGGACGATGTGTCTTATCTCAAGTCACAATCCATGATGAACAACCTGGTGTTCACGAATGTCATGGAGGACACCGCTGGAGGTAACGAGGCCGTGGAGGATACCGAGCGCAAACTATGACAACATCTTCAAGATGCGCTGAAGATTGCCAAGGACGCTGACAGTATACGCTTCGAGCGCGTCCACAGGTCGTATGGGTACCCGCTTCCCGGAAAATTGAGGACGATCGTAGCGAAGTTTACATACTTTAAAGACCGTGAATTTGTCCGGAAACAATGGAAGGAGCTTCGGGGCACCACGTTCCATGAGCAGTACCCACCGAAAGTGATCGCAAAGCGGAGGAAACTTATACCTATTATGAAGGCGGCCAGAGAAAAGGGGAAGAGCGCTTGGATCGCATACGACACGCTGTACGTTGACGGCCGTCCGGTACGCGACTAGGGGCACACCGGAGGTGAGCTGTCCGTACTGTCGTGGAATGTACACGGACTTACAAACGATAAACAAACTTGTGctgattttgtaaatattgttgataaacatgatatttgatTTCTTTATGAATCCTGGATGAATTCTAGCagtaaaataaatcttaacGGTTATATTACACTCTATTCCTatagaaaatttcaaaacaggAATTCACGCAGAAGTAGTGGTGGAATAGTATTGCTTTATAAAGAACATTTGAAAGATGGAATACAGATTGTGAAGAATCACCATGATACATTAATTTGGCTTAAGTTGgatcatacattttttaatacaaatgaagatatatatttgtgtgGTTCGTATATTTGGTGTGAGGATTCCCAAGCctttaatacatttaacaatattaaccTGTTTGATACccttgaaaatgatatttttgctTATGATAGCTTAGGTTCAGTGTTTCTATGTGGGGATTTTAACAGTAGAATAAGTAGTAAAAACGactatttatttcacaataagTGTAATATGTATGTTGATGACATCGATTATGAGCCAGATAGGACCCCGGTCAGGGCCTCTGTAGACAAAAGTCACAATAGtcatggtattaaattaataGATCTTTGTAAATTATGATGTATGCGTATTGTTAATAGTCGCATTGGTGATAcaaattagttttattttttgtctcgtAACAGTACTTCTGTGATTGACTATTTGCTATGTAATGAACGTCATTTTTCAATGATCAATGGTTTTACTATCGGGCAATTTAATGAATGGAGCGACCATGCCCCGTAACAATTTTCATTGATTTGTAATAATCCGACAATAAATGATGCTAGCTTTTCTGAAGTACGGTATAAATGGaatgataattataaagatCAATTAATATAATGGGCAAATTACCagaatttattaatattgtatttaatttagatCACTGCACCTAACAGTCATTAAACgatgcatttaattaatttcactGAAATTGTTCGAAGTGTCGCAGatcctttattttcaaaacgtacttattttgataataaaccTAGTTTTGAGACAGAGAGTTATATGAAGAATACTGACTGGTGTGATCAAGAATTTGTTAATGCTcgtaatttttatttgaatgcattaaacttgtataattggtataaaacaaatgtaaataggTTAGAGTTATGCGAACGTAAAATGTATTATAGTAATATTAtacgcaaaatgaaaaatgcattttatatacgCTAAATGTCTGAAATAGAGAATTTGAAGAAAGCTAAACCAAaagatttttggaaatattttgaaaataagaataagtcGGTTTCTAATAGAAGAGAGTGTGATTCCTTTcgagaatattttgaaaatctcGGCAGTAATGTATTTGAGTGTTCAAACGAAGAAGCGGAagatttttgtgaaataatgattttaataaaccAAATGAAACGTTCTCAGAACTTGACCAACCTATCGTTGTAGTTGAAATTTTAAAAGCTGTTAAGTCTTTTAACAGATGGTAAGCATATGGCAGTGCTTGCTTGCTAATTAATTATGTAAttgaaagtatatatttattatcggCGCATTTATGTGATCTATTCAATTGTATAATGAACTCGGGTATTTATCCGGATATGTGGATATAATCCCTTTGCATAAAAAGGCAATGTtaatgatgtaaataattatagaggtattacCCTTGTTAGTTGTTTGTCTAAGTAATTTACCTTTGTGCTTAACAAACGACTTGAACTTTTTTGCAATGAATATAACATAATGTCGGATGCATAATTCGGATTTCGCAAATGCAGGTCTACGGTTGATGCAATGTTCATACTTATTTCAttagtacaaaaatatttaaatgaaaataaacgattgtatgttatataatgtgGAATCCAAGGCAAACTTCTTAGAATTATACACGATGTGTACCAACAAGTTAAATCCTGTGTCAAATCATCTCCTAATTATTCGGAGTATTTCAATAATGCTGTTAGCTTACGCCAAGGGGAGGTTATGCCCCctcttttattttctgtctttgtTGAAGACtttgaattgtatttataaaaaaaatgttgaatccGGTTTACAATTTGATGATATAGTATTGATGTTACTGTTATTCGCAGATGACATTGCCATTGTAGGTAAAACACCTAAAGAATTGCAAGATCATTTAGACACATTATTCGAGTATTGTAATAAATGGGGACTTAAAGTGAATACCACTAAAacttaaatcatgttttttcgTAAACGTGGTGGATTATTAGCCACCGAACGTTGGACCTATAATGAAAACGTTATCGATGtagtaaatgattttaactatcttgaaactgttttaaactACACGGGTTAGTTTTCCCTTAATCAAGAGCATTTAATTGGCAAAGCCCTTAAGGCTATGAATGTTCTATTATGCAAATGTAAAGATTATGAAATTATTCTAAAAACGTTTTGCCAATTGTTTgacgtttttgttttgtttgtttcaaattatgcttgtgaaatttagggaaattctaaatcaaaagaaatagagAGAATACATCTAAACTTTTGCAAAAGACTACTAAAAGTTAGGCTAAATACATGTAATGCCTGTATCTATAGTGAACTAGAAAGACATCCgctttatatacatacatatatgtgaataataaaatattgattaaaatagttaaaactgataatattatttttaacaaaactgtATATGAGCTAGCTTTGTCAGATTGTAATAATGGTAAAAGAAATTGGGTAtcaaatgttaagaatttgTTAGACTCTCGTGGTTTTCCTTATCAATTTTGACAATATTGCCAATATAGATTGTAACGTTTTTTTTTGGTATGAATTTAAACGTAGACTGCTATatatttttcagcaaaattggCTCGGAACACTTAACAATAGTTCagtttaaactatatataacgagattaaatcttcattagAATACGAAAAATACCTcgatattttaccaacaaatttaCGCTTGTATTTCTCCAGACTAAGGTTATCTGTATTTCCTCTGAGAATTCAGACTGGTAGATATGCCAGAAACCAAATACCTAGAGAGGAACGGTATTGTTTAACTTGCATTACTAATGaaattgaagatgaatttcattttatatgcatatgtcCATGTTATTCCGATGTTAGAAAGAAATATCTAAAACGTTTTTACTACATGTATTCTTCTGTATACAATTTTCTAcgattattgaaatcaaatgatagaaataaattaataaagtagctttgtatattaaaaaagcTCTTGTTATTCGAAATTatttgttgaatgttgaaagataaatattttgttcagcCTCATGTTTTTGTTACACAAAGTATGTTGCTTGTGTTTCACATAGTATGttgtgttatataaaacaaatacgtatttatcattacatgttgtatatacacgttgacatgttttatgaaaatatatgttaatgtagatgatgtacattgtacaagtcttaataaaaatgtctgtctgtctgtctgtctgtcttttgatgttttgtttttgtattctgTCCCATTTAGGAACAGCGCTATGCGTTCATTAACCCTTAATGCTATACTGAACCAGTTGTAAACAGCGTTTCGCTTTCCATCACCCTTAGTGCTATACTAAACAAGTTGTAAACAACTATGCGATTTGATTAACCCTGAGAGCTATACTGAACCAGTTGCAAAAAGCGTTGTACTTCCCATCATCATTTGTGCTATACTAAACTATTAATAGACAGCGTTGGGCTCTCCATTACCCTTAATATTCTACTGAAT
This genomic stretch from Mya arenaria isolate MELC-2E11 chromosome 10, ASM2691426v1 harbors:
- the LOC128205279 gene encoding vasopressin V1b receptor-like gives rise to the protein MYTTLPKSWRDEFDDNATLTELNDALVTLHLPAIVICTTLAVMGIIGNLIVLSVYIPHPSSFSRVFILWLAVVDVIACSVGTPLLVFSMIHPYQFPSENVCKTLRFVHVFLVATSVFIFVSIAMERHRAICNFEVVEMKTMRMHVMCIVSCIMGVVVAVPAIFIYGLRTVKTGVHNITGTECFVEDHFIQTDSIMPKIYFPFQSIVVSISFTILLVLYIRIGRQLQWHLKFTGRYTARSKLNQSTKSSQSVCIYEQTDSSPKLKAGSMLKLTSTSDRTGSTYSLHTPVGKEASTASSRVNRAAHEMTSMFCWLTAVFMLSFIPHLAIIIYSTFRTDFAQDMTSSQVVAYNIFLRSFAVNNMANPLVYFTCVRDFRRDFKNLLSNIFCSCRR